One Aquarana catesbeiana isolate 2022-GZ linkage group LG04, ASM4218655v1, whole genome shotgun sequence genomic region harbors:
- the ID2 gene encoding DNA-binding protein inhibitor ID-2, with protein sequence MKAFSPVRSVRKGSITEHSLGISRSKTPVDDPMSLLYNMNDCYSKLKELVPSIPQNKKVSKMEILQHVIDYILDLQIALDSHPTIVSLHHPRMGTTSSSSPSTTRTPLTTLNTDISILTLQASDLSAEFITNDSKALCP encoded by the exons ATGAAAGCTTTCAGCCCCGTCCGATCCGTCAGGAAAGGCAGCATAACGGAGCACAGTCTGGGCATCTCCCGGAGCAAAACGCCGGTGGACGATCCCATGAGCCTTCTGTACAACATGAATGACTGCTACTCCAAGCTGAAGGAGCTGGTGCCCAGCATCCCCCAGAACAAGAAGGTCAGCAAGATGGAAATTCTGCAGCATGTCATCGATTACATCTTGGACCTGCAGATCGCCCTGGACTCACACCCTACCATCGTCAGCCTGCACCACCCGAGGATGGgcaccacctcctcctcttccccctccaccACCAGGACCCCACTCACCACCCTCAACACAGACATCAGTATCCTGACATTGCAG GCGTCTGATTTATCGGCAGAGTTTATCACGAATGACAGCAAAGCTCTTTGTCCTTAA